A region from the Achromobacter seleniivolatilans genome encodes:
- a CDS encoding MarR family winged helix-turn-helix transcriptional regulator — translation MTDAPDLESRAAPDDHHALRLWLRMLTCANLIEGEIRSRLRNEFDTTLPRFDLMAQLQRAPKGMKMGDLSRHMMVTNGNITGITDQLEKEGLVVRTKVESDRRSSLIKLTPQGKKTFARMARAHESWVKSMFGELPEASRNALFQALGELKLQVVATRLESAKS, via the coding sequence ATGACTGACGCCCCCGACCTGGAATCCCGCGCCGCGCCCGACGATCACCATGCGTTGCGCTTGTGGCTGCGCATGCTGACTTGCGCCAATCTCATCGAAGGCGAAATCCGCAGCCGCCTGCGCAATGAATTCGACACGACGCTGCCCCGCTTCGACCTGATGGCGCAACTGCAACGCGCGCCCAAGGGCATGAAGATGGGGGATCTGTCGCGCCACATGATGGTCACCAACGGCAATATCACCGGCATCACCGACCAGCTCGAAAAAGAAGGCCTGGTGGTGCGCACCAAAGTCGAATCCGACCGGCGCAGCTCGCTCATCAAGCTCACGCCGCAGGGCAAGAAGACCTTTGCCCGCATGGCCCGCGCGCATGAGTCCTGGGTCAAGTCCATGTTCGGCGAGCTGCCGGAAGCCAGCCGCAATGCCTTGTTCCAGGCCTTGGGCGAACTCAAGCTGCAAGTCGTGGCCACCCGGCTGGAATCCGCCAAGTCCTGA
- a CDS encoding ABC transporter substrate-binding protein: protein MRLITSLIAAAALVPAVALADTVKVGIANDISGPFSALGAEARDGFNLAIKQLGSKLGGQPAEFVQTDMGGNPDQARQLVTRYIQRDKVDFFTGPIGSNVALAVGPALFAAKVPYLSNNPGPSQFAGAQCNNYWFGTSYQNDAFHEAAGKVAADRGFKKMFIMAPDYPAGKDALTGFKRGYKTAPGDEVYTKLGQIDYAAEIAQIRAAKPDAVYIFLPGGMGINFVKQFVSAGLSQSVKLIGPGFSADEDVIQAVGEPMLGMYNTAQWAHDLDVPQNKVFVDAFRKEYNGRYPSVYAAQAYDVIMAMDAAVKQAGGKATDREAIIKALEKADYPSVRGNFTYGKNHYPIQAYYLRVVDKDGSGRITNKLVGKVFDKYQDVYVGDCKL from the coding sequence ATGCGTTTGATCACTTCCCTTATCGCCGCCGCCGCGCTGGTTCCGGCCGTGGCGTTGGCCGATACCGTCAAGGTCGGCATCGCCAACGATATTTCGGGTCCCTTCTCGGCGCTGGGCGCCGAAGCCCGCGACGGCTTCAATCTGGCCATCAAGCAATTGGGCAGCAAACTGGGCGGACAGCCCGCCGAATTCGTGCAGACGGACATGGGCGGCAATCCCGACCAGGCCCGCCAACTGGTCACGCGCTACATCCAGCGCGACAAGGTCGACTTCTTCACCGGCCCCATCGGTTCGAACGTGGCGCTGGCCGTAGGCCCCGCACTGTTCGCCGCCAAGGTGCCCTATCTATCGAACAACCCCGGCCCCAGCCAGTTCGCTGGCGCCCAATGCAATAACTACTGGTTCGGCACGTCCTACCAGAACGACGCTTTCCACGAAGCCGCCGGCAAGGTTGCCGCCGACCGCGGTTTCAAGAAGATGTTCATCATGGCCCCGGACTATCCGGCGGGCAAAGATGCGCTGACGGGTTTCAAGCGCGGCTACAAGACGGCCCCAGGTGACGAGGTCTACACCAAGCTCGGCCAGATCGACTACGCTGCCGAAATCGCGCAGATCCGCGCGGCCAAGCCGGACGCCGTCTACATCTTCCTGCCGGGCGGCATGGGCATCAACTTCGTCAAGCAGTTCGTGTCCGCCGGCCTGTCGCAAAGCGTCAAGCTGATCGGCCCGGGCTTCTCGGCCGATGAAGACGTGATCCAGGCTGTGGGTGAGCCGATGCTGGGCATGTACAACACGGCGCAGTGGGCGCATGACCTGGACGTGCCGCAGAACAAGGTGTTCGTTGATGCCTTCCGCAAGGAATACAACGGCCGCTACCCGTCCGTGTATGCCGCCCAGGCGTACGACGTGATCATGGCCATGGATGCTGCCGTCAAGCAGGCGGGCGGCAAGGCGACCGACCGCGAAGCCATCATCAAGGCGCTGGAAAAAGCCGATTACCCCTCGGTGCGCGGCAACTTCACCTACGGCAAAAACCACTATCCGATCCAGGCCTACTACCTGCGCGTCGTCGACAAGGACGGCAGCGGCCGCATCACCAACAAACTGGTGGGCAAGGTGTTCGACAAGTACCAGGACGTCTACGTCGGCGACTGCAAGCTCTGA
- a CDS encoding alpha/beta hydrolase: protein MVTLYRNYDRAGLDVQYNARATVPDILPILKKYADDSATARQSLDCALDVPFGDHPDELLDIFPAACATPAASGTANAPVFVFIHGGYWRLLSKSDSSGMAPAFTQAGAVVVSVNYSLAPAVTLDRIVDQNRRALAWIHRHIAEYGGDPKRIHICGSSAGGHLVGALLSSGWHASYEVPHDVIRGAAPLSGLFDLRPLVHTHINEWMRLNEASAIRNSPALQLPQTGCPLVVSYGESETAEFKRQSDDYLAAWRERGFPGQYVPMPGTNHYDIVLTLNDPDSPLTRAIFEQMGLAPASSRIPGILPSHD from the coding sequence ATGGTTACTCTCTACCGAAACTACGATCGCGCCGGATTAGACGTCCAGTACAACGCTCGCGCGACAGTACCCGACATCCTGCCGATACTCAAGAAATACGCCGATGACAGCGCCACGGCGCGGCAGTCATTGGACTGCGCGCTGGATGTGCCGTTCGGCGATCATCCCGACGAGTTGCTGGACATCTTTCCGGCAGCCTGCGCCACGCCAGCGGCCAGCGGAACGGCGAATGCACCGGTATTTGTGTTTATCCACGGCGGCTACTGGCGCCTGCTGTCCAAAAGCGATTCCAGCGGCATGGCGCCCGCGTTCACGCAAGCCGGCGCCGTGGTCGTGTCGGTGAATTATTCGTTGGCGCCTGCCGTCACGCTGGACCGCATCGTGGACCAGAACCGCCGGGCGCTGGCCTGGATTCACCGCCACATCGCCGAATACGGCGGCGATCCCAAGCGCATTCATATTTGCGGCAGTTCCGCAGGCGGCCATCTGGTCGGCGCGCTCCTGTCCAGCGGCTGGCATGCCAGCTACGAAGTGCCGCACGACGTGATCCGGGGCGCCGCGCCGCTGTCGGGCCTGTTTGACCTGCGCCCGCTGGTTCACACGCATATCAATGAATGGATGCGCCTGAACGAAGCCAGCGCCATCCGCAACAGTCCTGCGCTGCAACTGCCGCAGACCGGTTGCCCGCTGGTGGTCAGTTATGGCGAATCCGAAACCGCCGAGTTCAAACGCCAAAGCGACGACTATCTTGCCGCCTGGCGCGAACGCGGATTTCCTGGCCAATACGTTCCGATGCCCGGCACCAATCATTACGACATCGTTCTGACGCTGAACGATCCCGACAGCCCGCTGACCCGCGCCATCTTCGAGCAGATGGGTCTGGCGCCCGCCTCTTCACGCATTCCCGGTATCCTCCCTAGCCATGACTGA